The window GGGAAAATTCTCAATATCCATACCTGCGGCAGGACAAAGGCGGGGAACGGAAATAGTATGAAAGCCAACGTTGAATTCCTTTTCAAGATGTTCGTTGTGGATCATGAGGCCCAAAACTTCATAATACGGATCAGCCAAACCGAAAAGCACACCTCCCCCGACATCGTCAATGCCGCCCTCATGGGCGCGGTCAAAGGCAGTAAGATGATAGGTAAAATCCTTTTTCGGCCCCGAAACATGCACCTTTTCGTACGTGGGTTGATGGTAGGTTTCCTGGAAAAGTATGTACGTCCCTATGCCCACGTCCGCAAGTTTTTTGTAATTCTCAACTTTGGTGGCGGCGATATTCACATTGATGCGCCTTATGGCGCCGTTTTCAAACTTCATGTCATAGATGGTCTTCATGCAGTCGAGTATGTAATCAATGGGGCAAATTTCGTCATGCTCGCCCGCCTCAAGGGCAATCCTCTTGTGCCCCATGGACTCGAGTATCTTCACTTCCTCCCTGATTTCATCCATGCTGAGCTTACGCCTTCCGAATTCATGGCTGCAGTTGTAACTGCAATAGGCGCAGCGGTTTACACAGTAATCGCTCACATAGAGGGGAGCGAACATAACGATACGGTTGCCGTAAATATGGCGCTTTATTTCCCCCGCAATAGAAAAGATCCTTGCATTATGGACGGGATCTTTGGTGGTTAAAAGGCTTGCGATTTCAATATGGTTGAGGCCCTCAAAACGCTCAGCCTTGTCCAGTATTTTTTCAATTTCTGAACTCGCAGTGTTTTTTGATTCTTCAAGAAGCCCTTCGATATAGGCTTGATCGATAAAATTTTTAGTGTTTGTAAGAAAGGCTCTGTCCAGTTCCGCTGTCATTTGTCCGCCTCCTTGCCTTTTAATTCGCTGGAAACGGCAGTCTTGACGATTACCCCTTTGAGATTTCCCAATTTTCCTGTGAGGGAATTGATTTCGTCCAAATCACCCTGGAGAGTAATGGAGATGACCGCAAGGTCTTCCTCGTCTACAGGAATGCCCATGCGGCCTTTGACTATGCCCCTAAAGGCGGACACTGTTTCGTTAAAGCTTTTTTGGCTTGTCCGGGGGTTTTGCAAAATCGCCCCTATTACTGCAATTCGTTCCATTTTCGCTCCTAAGCTTGCCAGAATTAACTTGGCCCGCAAGGTCATAATTTAGTGCCACTTCCTGCAAGATTGCTCTCACTGGAAATGGATGTTTCATGTTAATCTGTTTTTAAAAATAAATCAACAACCCCACTCAAGCGGTCATAGCGCCTACAGCAAATCCAGGGCTTGCCTTACCCTTTCGGGATCGCCATTGTTCTCTGCAATAATCCGGTTTACTGTGTCATAACCCAAACGGGGGACATAAGAAGCTGCAAAGGCGCAGGAATTTTCAAGCAGGGCAGCACAGCGCCCCTCTACAGGTTCAAGTGTTTCTATGCATTTGGTGCGGAATATACGGACTGTCCTGCATAAAAGCAAAAGGCTTTCCAAAAGCGCATCGGCAATCAAGGGGGAAAAAGCATTAAGCTCGAATTCCCCCCGGCTCGCAGCGGCGGTAATGGCAAAATCATTGGCGGCAACTTTTATCCCGACCTGTATTGCCATCTCGGGTATCACGGGGTTTACTTTGCCGGGCATAATACTGCTCCCTTTTTGCATGGGCGCAAGCCGTATTTCACCCAGACCGCCTCGTGGACCCGAATTCATGAGCCTTAAGTCATTGGCTATTTTGGTCAAATTTACACCCAGGCTTTTAAGAAGCCCCGAAACTTCCACAAAGACATCGCAGTTTTGGGTCAGATCCATGGGGTATTCTGCTGCGGCAAGACCCATGCCGGTTATTTCCCTGAGCTGTTCCAGAACCCCATGGTGGTACAGCTTCTCATTTTTTCCTGCAAGGCCCACTGCGGCGCCGCCAAGGTTTACCTGCCTGAGCCTTTCTTCCACTTTGTAAAGACGCCAGCGATCACGTCCTATGGCTTGGGCGTAAGCGCCGAATTCTTCACCCAAGGTAATGGGGACTGCATCCATTAACTCAGTGCGCCCAAGTTTTTTTATACCGCTGTATTCGGTTTCCTTTTTCTGGAGGCTTTCCTGAAGCCTGGCACAGTTGTCGCTCAATTCACGCAGTAAATCTATGGCGGCAATGCGCAGGCTCGTGGGGTACACATCGTTGGTTGACTGGAGGCGGTTCACATGATCCAGGGGATGAATAATGGCATAAGCGCCTCTAGGCTTCCCCAATATTTCAAGGGCGAGGTTTGCGAGAACCTCGTTCACATTCATATTGGTGGAAGTCCCTGCCCCGCCCTGCAGGGCGTCAATTTTGAATTGGTCGTCAGCCTTGCCTTGAAGTACCTCATCGCAGGCTTGGGCAATGGCGCGGTATTTAAGGGCTTCGTCTTGAGAAGCCAGCTTGACAAGGCAAAGGGCAGCCGCCTTCTTCACCTTTACCATGGCGTAGATCAATTTAAGGCTTACCCTTTTGTATCCGAGAGAAAAGTTCTCCATTGCCCTGGCTGTTTGTGTCCCGTAAAAGGCATTATCAGGTATTTGAATTTCCCCCAATTCATCTTTTTCAGTGCGCATCAGAGCT is drawn from Leadbettera azotonutricia ZAS-9 and contains these coding sequences:
- a CDS encoding TM1266 family iron-only hydrogenase system putative regulator, yielding MERIAVIGAILQNPRTSQKSFNETVSAFRGIVKGRMGIPVDEEDLAVISITLQGDLDEINSLTGKLGNLKGVIVKTAVSSELKGKEADK
- a CDS encoding aspartate ammonia-lyase, whose amino-acid sequence is MRTEKDELGEIQIPDNAFYGTQTARAMENFSLGYKRVSLKLIYAMVKVKKAAALCLVKLASQDEALKYRAIAQACDEVLQGKADDQFKIDALQGGAGTSTNMNVNEVLANLALEILGKPRGAYAIIHPLDHVNRLQSTNDVYPTSLRIAAIDLLRELSDNCARLQESLQKKETEYSGIKKLGRTELMDAVPITLGEEFGAYAQAIGRDRWRLYKVEERLRQVNLGGAAVGLAGKNEKLYHHGVLEQLREITGMGLAAAEYPMDLTQNCDVFVEVSGLLKSLGVNLTKIANDLRLMNSGPRGGLGEIRLAPMQKGSSIMPGKVNPVIPEMAIQVGIKVAANDFAITAAASRGEFELNAFSPLIADALLESLLLLCRTVRIFRTKCIETLEPVEGRCAALLENSCAFAASYVPRLGYDTVNRIIAENNGDPERVRQALDLL
- the hydG gene encoding [FeFe] hydrogenase H-cluster radical SAM maturase HydG — its product is MTAELDRAFLTNTKNFIDQAYIEGLLEESKNTASSEIEKILDKAERFEGLNHIEIASLLTTKDPVHNARIFSIAGEIKRHIYGNRIVMFAPLYVSDYCVNRCAYCSYNCSHEFGRRKLSMDEIREEVKILESMGHKRIALEAGEHDEICPIDYILDCMKTIYDMKFENGAIRRINVNIAATKVENYKKLADVGIGTYILFQETYHQPTYEKVHVSGPKKDFTYHLTAFDRAHEGGIDDVGGGVLFGLADPYYEVLGLMIHNEHLEKEFNVGFHTISVPRLCPAAGMDIENFPHLVDDETFERIVAIIRLAVPFTGMILSTRENHRMRTKLLRMGISQISAGSSTDVGGYAKREHQEAANPQFFVNDERTALEIISELMDDGYIPSFCTACYRSGRTGDRFMSLAKSGQIKNVCLPNALMTLSEYAEDYGDLLFKERAQVAIKNSLPEIQNEIIRTKAAQNIDKIFSSGERDFYV